A region from the bacterium genome encodes:
- the flgB gene encoding flagellar basal body rod protein FlgB, whose amino-acid sequence MDLLSSSVTDSMISSLNGLSLRHKALASNIANADTPGYKRVDVAFEGQLSEIINNERAAQLKKEQYSAQLMNSPTGAITLDTNLLRFNVLNAVEQSLTHKDFKPQINADNNSPENNKGNSVQIESEMSELAKNGMTYNAVAQLLSKKYAGLADVIKQAGG is encoded by the coding sequence GTGGATTTATTAAGCTCGTCTGTTACGGATTCAATGATCAGTTCTTTAAACGGTCTGTCTTTGCGGCATAAAGCTTTAGCTTCAAATATTGCTAATGCGGATACTCCCGGTTATAAAAGAGTGGACGTTGCTTTTGAAGGGCAACTGTCAGAAATTATTAATAATGAAAGAGCGGCTCAACTCAAAAAAGAGCAGTATTCTGCACAATTGATGAATTCTCCGACAGGAGCAATAACCTTAGATACAAATTTATTGAGATTTAATGTTCTGAATGCCGTTGAACAAAGCTTGACTCACAAAGATTTTAAACCGCAAATTAATGCTGATAATAACTCACCTGAGAACAATAAGGGCAATAGTGTGCAAATAGAATCCGAGATGTCCGAATTGGCAAAAAACGGAATGACCTATAACGCAGTTGCACAGCTGCTGAGTAAAAAGTATGCGGGTTTAGCAGATGTAATAAAACAAGCCGGGGGCTAA
- a CDS encoding cytochrome c biogenesis protein CcdA, producing the protein MIQQITDKLQLVSSQPIGLLFALILGAASAVASTCCTLPALGLVAGYSGTQTQENRKALVKSTLLFMLGTIVALMIIGAISGFVGQVAQITLGRYWKVFAGVIAVILGLATLKLLPFDISFGKFDLSKMKQNQFGSLLTGFALGGIVAVSSLPCNPGIFIVMGAAILQGAILWAMLLLGFYAVGFALPLGALVLGISLSKFSLASKGLDTAFRWVAGLILIGVGFYFLFTF; encoded by the coding sequence ATGATTCAACAAATAACAGATAAATTACAGCTTGTATCGTCTCAACCGATAGGTCTTTTATTTGCCTTAATTCTTGGAGCAGCAAGTGCTGTAGCCAGTACCTGCTGCACCCTTCCTGCTTTAGGCTTAGTTGCAGGATATTCGGGAACTCAGACACAAGAGAACAGAAAAGCACTCGTTAAGTCAACACTGCTTTTTATGTTAGGCACAATTGTAGCATTGATGATTATTGGAGCTATTTCAGGTTTTGTCGGTCAGGTAGCCCAAATAACACTCGGACGATATTGGAAAGTTTTTGCAGGAGTTATCGCAGTAATTTTGGGATTGGCAACTCTAAAACTGCTGCCATTTGATATATCTTTCGGAAAATTTGACCTGTCCAAAATGAAACAGAATCAATTCGGTTCACTATTAACCGGATTTGCTCTCGGTGGAATCGTCGCAGTAAGTTCGCTGCCATGTAATCCCGGCATTTTTATTGTGATGGGAGCTGCAATTCTTCAGGGAGCTATACTATGGGCAATGCTCCTTCTTGGATTTTATGCTGTAGGATTTGCCCTGCCTTTAGGAGCATTGGTACTTGGTATTTCGCTAAGTAAGTTTTCTCTTGCTTCCAAAGGTCTGGACACTGCCTTCCGTTGGGTTGCCGGCTTGATTCTTATCGGAGTAGGTTTTTACTTTCTGTTTACGTTTTAG
- the arsD gene encoding arsenite efflux transporter metallochaperone ArsD, protein MKLQVFDPPMCCTSGVCGTNVDTRLVKFAGDLEWLKKEEIEVERYGLSFEPAAFANNDVVKKALETEGNECLPLIIVNNEIVYKGEYPNRAKLAKICGIELKEDTAQEAIPVVEACGADCDCHQTDVSNKSKKIIFVAVLVIIIAILLFKSFCKANAGELSLSKAKNAIHSVKNQTTSSPKILGEYIDSVSQLNLAALKQDAVFIYIPAKNNTSISDETKSAALKSQKALSSKNIKVGLYTLRTTSPDYTSVSSQSVPPAILVVYKDGSRKAVSVEINETNILQAYVAASLAGNCGSNCPCH, encoded by the coding sequence ATGAAATTACAAGTATTTGATCCCCCGATGTGCTGTACCAGCGGTGTATGCGGAACTAACGTCGATACAAGGCTGGTTAAATTTGCCGGTGATTTGGAATGGTTAAAAAAAGAAGAAATTGAAGTCGAAAGATATGGTCTTTCGTTTGAACCTGCTGCTTTTGCCAATAATGATGTTGTTAAAAAGGCACTTGAAACTGAAGGAAATGAATGTCTTCCGCTTATTATTGTGAATAATGAAATTGTTTACAAGGGCGAATACCCGAATCGAGCTAAATTGGCAAAAATATGCGGAATTGAATTAAAAGAAGACACCGCTCAAGAAGCTATCCCGGTTGTGGAAGCTTGCGGTGCTGATTGCGATTGTCATCAAACTGATGTCAGCAATAAATCAAAAAAAATTATCTTTGTAGCTGTTCTGGTTATTATTATTGCTATTCTACTTTTCAAGTCGTTTTGTAAAGCAAATGCAGGTGAACTTAGTCTATCTAAAGCAAAAAATGCAATACATTCAGTAAAAAACCAGACAACTTCTTCTCCTAAAATATTGGGAGAATACATAGATTCAGTGAGTCAACTGAATCTGGCTGCTTTAAAACAAGATGCCGTTTTTATCTATATTCCTGCAAAAAATAACACAAGTATAAGTGATGAAACTAAATCTGCTGCTCTAAAATCTCAAAAGGCATTAAGTTCCAAAAACATCAAAGTCGGCTTATACACATTACGAACCACATCTCCTGACTACACTTCAGTTTCTTCTCAGTCTGTTCCTCCGGCAATTCTAGTAGTTTACAAAGACGGAAGCAGAAAAGCCGTTTCGGTTGAAATAAACGAAACAAATATTTTACAGGCTTACGTTGCTGCATCATTAGCCGGTAACTGCGGGTCAAATTGTCCGTGTCACTAA
- the arsA gene encoding arsenical pump-driving ATPase, whose product MKNLLTKAPRFLFFTGKGGVGKTSMACTTAVGLAETGKRILLISTDPASNLDEVLETKLGSTPTEVTGVSGLYAMNINPIDAAAEYRERMVGPYRGVLPDATIQQMEEQLSGACTVEIAGFNEFSKFIGNDEEIKDYDHVVLDTAPTGHTLRLLNLPSAWNAFIESNKTGSSCLGPISGLADQKIIFEQVVNSLKNPDKTLLVLVSRAETMSFTEANRTSLELKELGLSNQHLIINGLFTKDSDDKIAKAFTDKSKVSLDLMPEELKTLPTTTVPFRPSGVMGINALQSVCHNSADDSDMVNAEDLKVKTAEVIKNSEPWTKFLNELEAEGCGVIMTMGKGGVGKTTMAAMIATQLAQRGNSVVLSTTDPAAHVTETIGENIPNLHVERIDPKTETEKYVCGVIEKNRGKLSLEDMALLEEELRSPCIEEIAVFQAFAQTVAKGVGQFIVLDTAPTGHTLLLLDSTEAYHREVAKTADDLPDEVKELLPRIRDPKYTRVLIVALPEATPTHEAEALQNDLRRANIEPYGWIINRSFAVSGTTDSTLCAKGLHELNYIGEITKTLSKRTVISPWVADELVGANNLKILMFDTNKLT is encoded by the coding sequence ATGAAAAATTTATTAACTAAAGCACCACGATTTCTGTTTTTTACAGGCAAAGGCGGTGTAGGTAAAACATCAATGGCTTGCACTACAGCTGTTGGGCTTGCAGAAACGGGAAAAAGAATATTATTGATAAGTACAGACCCTGCTTCAAATTTAGATGAAGTTCTGGAAACAAAACTTGGTTCAACACCCACAGAAGTAACAGGTGTTTCAGGATTGTATGCTATGAATATTAATCCGATTGATGCGGCGGCAGAATACAGAGAAAGAATGGTCGGACCTTATAGAGGCGTACTTCCGGATGCAACTATTCAGCAGATGGAAGAACAGCTTTCAGGTGCCTGCACTGTAGAAATTGCCGGTTTTAATGAGTTTTCCAAGTTTATCGGTAACGATGAAGAAATAAAAGATTACGATCATGTGGTCTTAGATACAGCTCCGACAGGTCATACACTGCGTTTGCTTAATCTTCCATCTGCATGGAATGCTTTTATAGAAAGCAATAAAACAGGCAGTTCTTGTTTAGGACCGATTTCGGGACTTGCTGATCAGAAAATAATTTTTGAGCAAGTTGTTAATTCTTTAAAAAATCCTGATAAAACTTTGCTCGTTCTGGTTTCACGGGCTGAAACAATGAGTTTTACTGAAGCAAATAGAACAAGTCTTGAATTAAAAGAACTCGGGCTTAGTAATCAGCATTTGATTATTAACGGATTATTTACTAAAGATTCTGATGATAAAATAGCCAAAGCTTTTACGGATAAATCAAAAGTTTCACTTGATTTAATGCCGGAAGAACTTAAAACTTTACCGACAACGACTGTTCCTTTTCGACCTTCAGGCGTAATGGGAATTAATGCTCTGCAAAGTGTTTGTCATAACAGTGCGGATGATTCTGATATGGTCAATGCGGAAGATTTAAAAGTCAAAACAGCAGAGGTTATTAAAAATTCGGAGCCGTGGACTAAATTCCTCAATGAATTAGAAGCAGAAGGTTGCGGTGTCATCATGACTATGGGAAAAGGCGGTGTAGGTAAAACAACTATGGCTGCAATGATTGCAACCCAATTGGCTCAACGTGGAAACTCCGTAGTACTGTCAACTACCGATCCTGCGGCTCATGTTACCGAAACTATCGGCGAAAACATTCCTAATCTTCACGTTGAAAGAATAGACCCAAAAACAGAAACTGAAAAATATGTTTGCGGAGTTATAGAAAAAAACAGAGGCAAGCTTTCACTTGAAGATATGGCTTTGCTTGAAGAAGAATTACGCTCACCTTGTATTGAAGAAATTGCAGTTTTTCAGGCTTTTGCTCAAACAGTTGCAAAAGGAGTCGGGCAATTCATAGTCTTGGATACTGCTCCAACAGGACATACTTTACTTTTACTTGATTCAACAGAAGCCTATCATCGTGAAGTTGCAAAAACTGCCGATGATTTGCCTGATGAGGTTAAAGAACTTCTACCGAGAATTCGTGACCCTAAATATACAAGAGTTTTGATTGTTGCTCTGCCTGAAGCAACTCCTACCCACGAAGCGGAGGCTTTACAAAATGATTTAAGAAGAGCAAATATTGAGCCTTACGGCTGGATAATAAACCGAAGTTTTGCCGTCTCGGGAACGACTGACTCGACACTTTGCGCAAAAGGGCTACATGAACTTAATTACATTGGTGAAATTACAAAAACTTTATCAAAAAGAACAGTGATCTCGCCATGGGTTGCCGATGAATTAGTCGGTGCGAATAATTTAAAAATATTAATGTTTGATACAAATAAATTAACTTAG
- a CDS encoding metalloregulator ArsR/SmtB family transcription factor: protein MNNEILKKYKRRSEIIKALAHPTRLFIIDFLSEGERCVCEIVEQVDVDISTISKHLSVMKNAGLVEDEKRGLNVFYKMTCPCILNLFNCLESISNKD from the coding sequence GTGAACAATGAAATTCTGAAAAAATATAAAAGGCGGTCGGAAATTATAAAAGCCCTTGCTCATCCGACAAGATTGTTTATTATTGATTTTCTTTCAGAGGGCGAAAGATGCGTTTGTGAAATTGTAGAGCAGGTAGATGTGGATATATCAACTATTTCAAAACATTTATCGGTTATGAAGAACGCCGGTCTTGTTGAAGATGAAAAACGAGGACTTAATGTTTTTTATAAAATGACCTGTCCTTGTATTTTAAATTTATTCAACTGCTTAGAATCTATAAGTAATAAAGATTAA
- the dut gene encoding dUTP diphosphatase encodes MKLKVCRLENNSQLPFYATEGAAGMDLTAGISEPLEFKPFERIIVPTGIIIELPVGYEAQVRPRSGLSIKFGMTLINCVGTIDEDYRGEVCVPMINLSNEIYVIQPGERIAQMIISEIQKAEIVEVVELTSTARASGGFGSTGK; translated from the coding sequence ATAAAATTAAAAGTATGTCGTCTGGAAAATAATAGCCAGCTTCCTTTTTACGCAACAGAAGGTGCGGCCGGCATGGATTTAACGGCAGGCATATCAGAACCCTTAGAATTTAAACCTTTTGAGAGGATAATTGTTCCTACAGGAATAATTATTGAACTTCCCGTTGGTTATGAAGCACAGGTTAGACCGAGGTCAGGGCTTTCTATAAAATTCGGAATGACTCTAATAAATTGTGTGGGAACCATTGACGAAGATTATCGCGGAGAGGTTTGTGTCCCCATGATAAATCTTTCTAATGAAATTTATGTTATTCAACCTGGTGAAAGAATAGCTCAAATGATAATTTCTGAAATACAAAAAGCAGAAATTGTTGAAGTAGTAGAATTAACAAGCACTGCAAGAGCTTCAGGCGGTTTTGGTTCAACAGGGAAATAG